From the Chelonoidis abingdonii isolate Lonesome George chromosome 12, CheloAbing_2.0, whole genome shotgun sequence genome, one window contains:
- the LOC116835985 gene encoding C-type lectin domain family 2 member D-like, with translation MAWMVLLIFLIAIGGLSATIFVFTRAAIKPDTAALRASAAPCCDEGWITFQGKCYYFSEEEGNWKSSQNYCSSHAASLAANSSLEALNTAMHHKGPSDHWVGLQREPGQPWRWVDGTAFNHLFEIRGAGLCAYLDDGVVNSAGCDTERKWACSKLDGETRGKQRAPQC, from the exons ATGGCGTGGATGGTCCTACTCATTTTCCTGATTGCAATCGGAGGATTGAGCGCCACCATATTTGTTTTCACAC GAGCTGCCATCAAACCTGACACGGCTGCTCTGAGAGCATCTGCTGCCCCATGCTGTGATGAAGGCTGGATCACCTTCCAAGGAAAGTGCTACTATTTTTCTGAAGAGGAAGGGAATTGGAAATCCAGCCAGAATTACTGCTCTTCGCACGCTGCCTCTCTGGCTGCGAACAGTAGCTTAGAGGCTCTG AATACCGCAATGCACCATAAAGGCCCCTCTGATCACTGGGTTGGACTCCAGAGGGAACCGGGCCAGCCCTGGAGATGGGTGGATGGCACTGCATTCAACCACCT CTTTGAGATCAGAGGAGCCGGACTCTGCGCTTACCTGGATGACGGCGTTGTGAACAGCGCGGGCTGCGACACCGAGAGGAAGTGGGCCTGCAGCAAGCTGGACGGAGAGACCAGGGGGAAGCAGAGGGCCCCACAGTGTTAA